Below is a genomic region from Rhinolophus sinicus isolate RSC01 linkage group LG11, ASM3656204v1, whole genome shotgun sequence.
aataaatctatcgTACAAAGCATAATGTGTCAGACCCGAAATACAATTGGTGTTTAACCATTTCCTATCTTTAATCAATAAACAATATTCCTCTTAACAGGTGAAAAACTTACCcatattaaaaatactgaaaataaacatCATTAATAAACACCATTAAATGATGAATAATTCTACATTTCTCtaagctctttgtttcattaactAGTACTCCAGAGTAAAAATAGTTAATGCCTTTTGTTATGgattcatatttctttaaaatattaactaaaataggtttccattttcataaaccTAATAACTAATGCCATTTGGTTTTAAACAGAACTGTATCTTAATGATCAAGCTAAATAATGACATCAAGCTAAATAATATTGAGAAAATAATGACATTGTCACTCAAAGGTCTTTTCAGTCTACTGTTCACCATGTAATCAGACACCCTTAAATTAACTCTAGCAGAAAGGTTAAGGAATTCATGGATCGATCTCCTAAGCACATCAAGGAAAATGCTAATACACTGGACATTTAAAAGAGAATTGCAGTAGAACAGCTTATTTAAACTTTTGATACTGAAAAAATACAGAGTGGAAACcattgtgaatttttttcttctcattttgatAAGATCCTTAATACTTTATACCCGTGTGACACAGCaagttttaaagaataaaacaagcaAGAGAGATCCATAATATACCTGAAATATGAAAGACTGTACTATAACTTTACAGGCACAAAGTTAAGTTCCAAGCAAATCTAGTCAACCCTCATTATTCATCAGGACAATTTCAAGTGAAGTGGGCCAGCTTACAAATAAGGTAATACTACAAATGGCTCTTATTTACTACATAGTTCTTAGGAAAAACATGTTTATTCTTCGACTGAACAGTCACATGGATACTATAAACATGATTCAGACTGTGTATCACTACTCGGTGAAATTTCTTGCCTTCCTTCATGATTTCTTCAGTCCTTTTTTCAGTggtcaaaacattttctaaaaaatctGAATCTTCTAAGTACAGCTCATctcctgaaaaatattttaattccacaGTGTTATTTTATAAAGCATTCCAATATATTAGTGACACATAAAtcaatgttttttttaagtctacttcatgggctggcctggtggctcaggtggttggagcgccatgttCCTAATGCCAAGCtcacgggttcgattcccacatgggccagtgagctgcgccctctatagctaatattgtgaacaacagctctacTGGGAGCTGGCCAACGAATTCATTAGTGGTGGGATTTCATGTGTTTGGAACTGAGACAGTTGTTAAATAACCTTAATAGTTGTTAAATAACCTTAATATTATGAGCttacttcagtttctttcttgtGTTTCCCCATTACCCAGCCAAGAATTTTATTTGGGTACATAAATATCTGACTCGTATTTTTTCATCATAAACTATAACTTTTATATAGTTCATGAGTCTCTTTGTCCTAGTCAATATTAATATTGGCCTTGATATCCATATATTTTTGGTGTTTCACATTGGGCTGCTCTAATAATTTTAAGGTTAAATTacagaaattattatttatacatCAAAATTACTAAATTATCCCACTGTATAGGATGAGTAACAAATATTGTCACTCTTGTGAGAACTGAGACAGGTAACCACAAATAACACAGGTCACAAAGCCCCACGCTACACTGCCACAAAATCTCCATCCTACACTTGCCCAACAACTGACCACCAACAAACTCCCTAATTCAAATAAACTGACAATTCACATGTTCTcgtaattcaaaattaaaatgtagaaaagataAGCAAATTAAACGTGAATGCTAACAAAAGCCCTGATGCCTCGCTGACTTACCTGGTAAAAGCTGGATCCGCCCATCAGCAGTCAATAATGAGATGGGCAGCCATCTTTCCACCTCTTCCAATGCGAGATCCAAACAAAACTTGTGCAAGTCAGAGAGCGAGGCAAAGTTTTCGAGTCTTCTTATTTCATAGAATTGTGGGGGTGCCAACCAAATTTCTTTTGACACGAAGCTTTCAGTTGCCTCTGATGGAGATGACCACTGTGGAAGACAAAAGTAGGATACCCTGAGGTTTATTCCATAGACAGTGCAAGATTTGAGACTGTTCGATCAGTATGTAAGATCTAATTGAAGATATAAAATTAGTTCATTAACGTGCCTCGCTAGATTCCTCTGAGACAACATGAAAAGGTTTGGTGAAAAAGGCTCGGTTGATCCCCTAAGAGGTTAGTTATTGGGATACTGATCCTGAGAACTAGTAAATAAGCTGGGATAGATCACCAAGGGTTATCCTGTGAGCGTCATTCAGCATAAAAGGCAGGAGATGCTAAGAAGGTCATTCCCGAAGGAAAGAAGCCTCGGAAGTAAAAACTCATGGCAGCAGATTGAGAATTTAGAGCCCAGATTGTTCCTTCCATAAATAGGTGCCTTGGTTAGGCCCTGAGGATATGGTAGTGGACAAGACAAAGCTCTCTCAGGCCTATAGGGCCGTCAGCACCCAGAAATGTGAGATGTGTGCCACATGTTACAATGGGGGTAGAGTCAGGAACAGTAGTTTTCAGGAAGGTCAAGAGGCATGACTCAGGCTACAGCCCCAGGAATGTAGTAATAACAGTATCAACCAGCCAATGTTTGCCCATGTAACTTAAGGGGCCTCACTGCTGTGACCTACTCTCCTTCCCAAGCCTTCCTTCCATACACATAGATAAAAAGAGCTGATTCAACAAATATGGAATAACCCCAAATGTTTTTCTTGAACTGCTTTACTAGGGGAAAACTGATTTCCATGCCTAAATCCAGGGAGTTGAAGTTTATTTCTGCCTTGGCTAACTATATAGGCCAAAGTTTTATAAGCTTGTGTGTTCAGAAACCTGTTAAATCTTCAGTCTATGGGGCCAGCAATCTATGTTTAACAAGCACCCCAGATTATTCTGAAGTTGgttgcattttgaaaacaaagtttgGGCCTCAAAGGACCACCCAATCTTTAAGTTATTTACAAAGCATTCTGCTTTGTCCATTCCATGTGAGTTCAGTGATAACAATTAAGACAAAGGGTTAAACAATAGGCATCAACCCATTTAATTTAACCTATTCAGGTTAGTCCAGACTATAGGTTAAAAGAATTTACCATTTATCAGTTACTTGTTACTAGTAAGGCACTGCTTCAAATACTTTACGTAAAAGAATTCAAGTCCTTAGGACAACTTGGCATACtgtcattttgtaaatgaagaaaccCAGGCAGTTACTCTAACTAGAAAATTTGGGCTTTGGGTTCATGTGGGGAGTGGGGACTGGCTCTAAATTCCACTATTTCCAGTAGGTTTCagaacctcagcactattgacactttaggccagataattctttgttgcttGTCCTATGCACTAAAGGATGTTTAACAGCCTACCTGGGCTCTAGTAGAAACCAACAGAAGTCCCcgagttgtgacaaccaaaaatgtctccagacattgccaaatgtacctggggtggggtggggtgggtaaaTCATTCCCTATTGAGAACCACTAGCCTAGACCAGGTCAAGAATTATTTACTGGAACCTCCTCTTCCAGCCATGAGTGTTATAATTACCTTCCTCTGACATAATGTAAAAAATAGATTAGTGGACAAAATCTATAAAACCACCatttttgaacattaaaaaatgtggAATTGTActatgtaacaaaagaaaaacaaatgaggtaCACTCAGTAGAGTTCCAAGAGTTTCCAAGGCTTTCTGCCTAAAAGGAATCCCCAGTCTACACCACAGGGAGGGAGAACCTCATCAGAGTGTAGGAGGCTCATCGACTTAAAGAGACAAAGACCAGAGTTTGGAAAACTCATACAGGCTAgaatttggaagacaatgtaCGTGAGAGGAGAGAGCTACACAGAGTAGAGCTCCAGATACCTGTACAAAGTGCCTTTGAGTCTTCACTAAACACTAATCTATGCATGCATAAGGTGAAACCACATGACGTTCTTTTCTCAGGAATTATTGCTTTCCAATTACCTGGGAGCTTTAAGACTAACAATCCCAGGGCTCACCTAATGCAAGGAATTTTTCAAATTCCCTCCAACCCCAATGGAGAGGCCTTGCTGAATATAAGGGGCATTCTGTAGACCCCAGCAGGGTCACACATTAGAAGTGCAACTATTAGCCTTAGAATAAAGGCTACCATAGACCTACcctaaaaacacttaaaaaacaaacctcaaaaggATCAAGTTAATTTGCAGTAACTTAACTTCCTGCCAGATAAAGTCCATCGATCCTTAAAGGAATTTGACAAAAATCTAGTACTCgattaaaaatcacaatatccAACACCCAACCCAAAACTGCAAGAACCacaacaaaacaggaaaatgtaaCACATAGCTAGAACAAAAATCTATCATTAGAAACAGACCCCAAAATTACAGGGATAATGGAATTAgcagaaaaggacattaaaacTGTTACAAGTACAGTCCATCCGCTCAAAGATGTAAAGGAAAGTATGAACATgatgagagaaatagaaaatatttaaaaagaactaaatggaatttctagagatgaaaaatatctgaaatgaaaaatacactggtgGGGGGTggtcggatggctcaggtggttagagcacgagctcttaacaagaaggttgtcagttcaattcccacatgggccagtgaactgcaccctccacgactaggTTGAAAACATTGGCtggagcttggagctgagccactggtgggcaactggttggctcagtggttagagcacagtgctcataacaccaaggttgctggtttgagtcccacatgggccagtgagctgtgccctccataactagattgaaaacaatgacttggagctgagctgtgcccctcACAgctagattaaaaaacaaacaaacaaacaaaaaaacgacttgacatcctggaaaaacatactggtccctaatattccccaatttaaaaataacaatgatacaCTGGTGGTACTTACAGCAGATTAAATGCTACATAAGAAAACAGAGAACTTGAAAACAGCAGTAGAATCTATTCAACAGAATCTATTCAAAATAAAGCATGGAGaggaaaaaagtttgaaaaaaatgaacacgGTATGATGGGACATCACCAAATAGTCCAACATACATGTAGCTAGAGTCCCAGAAAATAtctagaagataaaaaatatttgaagaaatataaataacagaacaaaaagaaaaccatgatcataatcaaattgctgaaTACCAGTGATtaggaggaaatatttaaagtagacacacaccaaaaaaaacgaaaaaactcCACAACACATTAtgtacagaggaacaaagataagagtTAAAagcagacttctcatcagaaaattATGCTAACCAGAAAATAATGAAGCAACATCTTTAAGcactgacaaaaacaaacaaaaaaaacctgtcaacCTAGATTTCTATACACAgtcaaaatagttttcaaaaaatgaagacaaataaatagagtatttttcagataaacaaaatttagagGATGCATTGTCAGAAGATCTAAATACAAAACAGAGGAAGTTCTTTAAGCAGAAAGACACCAGATGTAGATCTAAATCTAGTGGAATGAAAGATGCCAAGAATGGTATATAtatgcaggaaaaagaaaacattttcccccTTATTTTTACAGTCTTTAACTGTAAATGATTGTTTAAGGCAAAATAATCAGTGTATTGTAGAGTTTATAATAGCAATAAGAGTCAAATGTATGTAACAATAAGATGGTAGATTTGAAACTAACCTATTGAtaatgatattaaatataaattatctaaacACTCCAATTGAAAGGCAGAAATTGTCTTATTGGATATAAAAGCAAGACTATATACTACCTATAAGAAACACACTtatagggctggcccggtggctcaggcggttagagctccacacttctaactccaaaggctgctggttcgactcccgcaagggatggtgggctgtgtcccctgcaactagcaacggcaactggacctggagctgagttgcgccctccacaactaagactgaaaggacaacaacttgacttggaaaaaagtcctggaagtacacactgttccccaataaagtcctgtttaaacacacacacacacacacacacttataaagaaaaatgaaaggtagagtggctatattaatagcAACGTAAATTTCAGATTTCAGAATAAGGAAAATCACCAGGGATAAAAAAGGATGTTTCATAATAAAGGGTCAATCCATCAGGCTTTAACAGCCCTAAATGTCTATGCAGCACCTTACACAAgggagcttcaaaatacatgaagcaaaacatggtaaaactggaaagaaaaaaggcaaatccACAATTATTCATTGAAGATTTAAACATTCCTCTCTCAGTACAGTTATTTGATGGAACAATAAAAATGCAAGACCTAAAACACAATAGGTATCAAGGAATTTAACTTGTCATTTTTACAAACACTCCATCAAACACAGAACATTCTTTTTAGGGGCAAAGCATACATTCACAAAAGTAGAGCATATTTGTggccataaaacaagtttcaataaatgtaaaaagactTAAGTCAcataaagtatgttctctgagGAAATACAATTAAACTGCTGTGGGATGAAATGACTTAAtcaatgtaaagtgcttagaagggAGCCTCACGCCTAATCTGCGCTTCCCTCCGCTCCTGCGATGGGGAAGGGGGGAAAACACTTCACCAAGGTCCTGGCTTTGGCCTGCAGGGATGGGGGTCCGGCCACCGGGGTCTCGTGACCGTTCAGTCACTTATTGGCTGTACAGCCCTTATCCCGAGGTTCCGGGTGGGCCCTGGCCGCCAGCCGGGGTCCCTACTCGGCGCCGTGAGGTCGCCCTACCTTACAGCCCACCACCTCGGCCAAGTCTGGGTAGACCGGCGGCGGTTCACTCAAGCAACACAGGAAGAAGGTCGTGTTGTAGCGGCGACCACCACGTTGCATGAACGGTGTGAGCCAGACGCTCCAATCGTGCAGCGCCCAGATGTCCGGCGTGCAGTCGAGGTGCTCACAGAAGCGCAGGAACTGGCGCGGGTCGCGGTGGACTTGGGCGCGCCAGGCTGCCAGGCTCGGAGGCGGCGGGAGGGCGCGGGCCGGCTCGGGCGCAGCAGCGAGCGAGGCCCGGGGCCGCAGCAGCAGCACGCCGGCCTCCTCGAAGGTCTCCCGGATGGCGCAGATACGTAAGGCTACGTCATCCGGCAGCGCCCGGTCTGCGGCGTGTGTCCCCTCGGCGGGCAGCACCGGGAAGGTGCTGCGCGGGGGCGGTGAGGGGTTCAGGCTGAAGCGCGGCGGCTGGTGGTGCGGCGCGAAGAGGCTCAGCCAGTCGGCGGAGTAGTCTGCCGCGTCCAAAATGCCGCCGGGAAAGACGTACGCCCCCGGCAAGAAGCCTTGGCCCTGGGAAcgctgcagcagcagcagtcgGAAGCCCTCGGCGGGCGGCGGGGACAACGCGGGGGCGGCGGGGCCCCGGTGCGTCCAGCCCGCCGTTAGCAACACGCTGGCCGCCCGCCGCCAACTGCTCGGTCCCGACCGCAGGGGGCCGCTCATGGCGTTGCTTGGCTTCCGGCCTTCGGTTCTGGCGCGGCAGGAGCTCCTACGCACGGACCCCAGCGGTTTTTCAGGGCGTGAGGACCCAGACCCGTGTCTTGTAGGACAAACTCCAGGGGCTAGGTGAGTACCTGCAGATGGGCCTTCACCAACGCCGGCCTGTGGGAGGGGCGTGGCACGGGCAAGCACCGCCTCCAATGTCCTCGTTGCCAGCCTGGTCCCTTTCACGGGACAAGGGCTATCAGAGCCGCCTGAAAGGAGAACCACACCATCCTCACTCAGGACCAGGAGCAGGAATGCTTATGGGAGCACGTGACCTCGTGACCTCCCGTGGTAAAAGTGCGATGCAAACCCAGGGTTGGTGACACCTGCCCGACTAAAACCTGAGAACTAGGACTTTCTCCCTTATATTTGGGGTTGACACAAAGGCGTGTTTCCTTttgaggggaggagggagtgtCCTAGAAGCAGGTGTCTGAGTTTTGAACCCCACACATGAACCCCATCAATGAGAAACTGATGGATAAGCCAGGTGCCAAATCAAATTTCTCACTGCTCAGCGTGAGTGTGAAAGGTCTTCCATGAATCCCTACTCCTCAGGGTAATCTGGTGTAGTGGACACCTTTTATTACCTAGGACCAGCCACCTTAAGCATCTTAAGCATATGATGATTTTTCACTTTCGGGGAGATGTTTAATTGAGGCCTAGAGATGGGAATTTCTGTTGCCTCCACATTTTCAGTGGCTgtaatacgaggtgtgatcaaacaatatagtgaatgtttaaataaaaaacattttattacagtaaaagacagtgccattaatccccctcaaaatactccccgtcACTTGGAACGCACttaccccattgttcttgccactttctgaagcagttctggaagtcctctttcgtgagtgtctttagttgtgctgtcgtggctgccttcatgtcctgaattagtttgactttggggaagagcgagaagttgcacagtgccagatccagtgaataaggtgggtgagaaCACagcacaatgtttttatttaacagaaattgccgtacaccagaagtgatgtgtgatgcGCAGCGTTGTCATTGtagaggatgatttacggcacactttaaaacacaccttctctcaaccatagctcacgttctactgactgcaccaaacaagtagAAACTTGTCACACGCTGTTAACTAAAGTTCGAGGcaccgcttcccgtattgaagatcctgcctttccgttggatggcactcggcagcagcattcactgtattttgtaatcacaatgggaagactccatgtcacacattgcttctggtatggcaatttctgtcaaataaaaatatt
It encodes:
- the NUDT19 gene encoding acyl-coenzyme A diphosphatase NUDT19, producing MSGPLRSGPSSWRRAASVLLTAGWTHRGPAAPALSPPPAEGFRLLLLQRSQGQGFLPGAYVFPGGILDAADYSADWLSLFAPHHQPPRFSLNPSPPPRSTFPVLPAEGTHAADRALPDDVALRICAIRETFEEAGVLLLRPRASLAAAPEPARALPPPPSLAAWRAQVHRDPRQFLRFCEHLDCTPDIWALHDWSVWLTPFMQRGGRRYNTTFFLCCLSEPPPVYPDLAEVVGCKWSSPSEATESFVSKEIWLAPPQFYEIRRLENFASLSDLHKFCLDLALEEVERWLPISLLTADGRIQLLPGDELYLEDSDFLENVLTTEKRTEEIMKEGKKFHRVVIHSLNHVYSIHVTVQSKNKHVFPKNYVVNKSHL